A region from the Paenibacillus humicola genome encodes:
- a CDS encoding carbohydrate ABC transporter permease — protein sequence MIVRHLVLLVFSVIMIYPVLWWIGASLKSNEELALPGLLPTHPVWSNFTKGWYAIPEHSFTDFYLNTFQLEIGVVITTVLSCSLVAYGFVRLDFPLRNLWFSILMLTLMLPYQVTIIPQYALFHQFGWVNTYLPFIVPHALANGSGGTFFVFLLVQFIRGIPRELDESAKMDGCSWFGIYWRIVMPLMKPALVTVIIYCFLWNWDDFFGHLLYINSVDKYTVGLALRMFNDSQSAQAWGQLLAMGFVSVIPSALIFFLAQKHFVEGIATTGIKG from the coding sequence ATGATCGTCAGACATCTTGTTCTGCTGGTCTTCAGCGTCATTATGATCTATCCGGTGCTGTGGTGGATCGGGGCTTCCCTGAAATCCAACGAAGAGCTGGCGCTGCCCGGACTGCTGCCGACCCACCCCGTCTGGAGCAATTTCACGAAGGGCTGGTACGCAATTCCGGAGCATTCGTTCACCGATTTTTATTTAAACACGTTTCAGCTGGAAATCGGGGTCGTCATCACGACCGTGCTGTCCTGCAGCCTGGTCGCTTACGGCTTCGTCCGGCTCGATTTTCCGCTTCGCAATCTGTGGTTCTCCATCCTGATGCTGACGCTGATGCTGCCGTATCAGGTGACGATTATTCCGCAGTATGCGCTTTTTCACCAGTTCGGCTGGGTAAATACGTATTTGCCGTTTATTGTGCCGCATGCGCTGGCGAACGGATCCGGCGGAACGTTCTTCGTCTTCCTGCTCGTGCAGTTTATCCGGGGCATTCCGCGGGAGCTGGACGAGTCGGCGAAGATGGACGGCTGCAGCTGGTTCGGCATTTATTGGCGAATCGTCATGCCGCTCATGAAACCCGCTTTGGTAACCGTTATCATCTACTGTTTTTTATGGAACTGGGACGATTTCTTCGGTCATCTGCTGTATATCAATTCGGTCGACAAATATACGGTGGGCCTGGCGCTGCGCATGTTCAACGATTCCCAGTCCGCTCAGGCGTGGGGGCAGCTGCTGGCCATGGGCTTCGTATCGGTCATCCCGTCCGCGCTCATTTTCTTCTTGGCGCAAAAGCATTTTGTCGAAGGCATTGCCACAACGGGAATTAAAGGCTAA
- a CDS encoding sugar phosphate isomerase/epimerase family protein: protein MAVTLTGFADEISPDLDEQLAVLQAEGISHLELRSIGGTNVLKLTDAELEEAKAKLSAGGFRVSSVGSPIGKYGVRDDFAAELEHVKRACDIAAFLEAPYIRVFSYFIPGGENHADHRGEVVRRMKELAAVAESRSVTLLLENESAVYGDTDDRCLELLEACRSPRLRLAFDPGNFVMNGVKPVSEALPKLKSYIEYVHVKDAAGESRMFVPAGAGDGELAPFIRHLKDTGFHGFLSVEPHLHKYYPELDNPSRFVRAVRALKGLLDDAGLDWN from the coding sequence GTGGCGGTAACGTTAACGGGATTTGCGGACGAAATATCACCGGATTTGGATGAACAATTGGCGGTTTTGCAGGCGGAGGGCATCTCCCACCTGGAGCTGAGAAGCATCGGCGGGACCAATGTGCTGAAGCTGACCGATGCCGAGCTGGAGGAGGCGAAAGCCAAGCTGAGCGCAGGCGGCTTCCGCGTCTCCTCCGTCGGTTCGCCGATCGGCAAATACGGGGTTCGCGACGATTTCGCGGCGGAGTTGGAGCATGTGAAGCGCGCTTGCGATATCGCCGCCTTCCTGGAGGCTCCCTACATCCGCGTCTTCTCCTACTTTATTCCGGGGGGGGAGAACCACGCAGATCATCGAGGGGAAGTGGTGCGCCGGATGAAGGAGCTCGCCGCGGTGGCGGAGAGCCGCAGCGTGACGCTTTTGCTGGAGAACGAGAGCGCGGTTTACGGGGACACGGACGACCGCTGCCTCGAGCTGCTCGAAGCCTGCCGCAGTCCGCGCCTGCGTCTGGCGTTCGATCCCGGCAACTTCGTGATGAACGGCGTAAAGCCGGTTTCCGAAGCGCTGCCCAAGCTGAAATCCTATATCGAATACGTGCACGTCAAGGATGCGGCGGGAGAATCCCGCATGTTCGTGCCGGCCGGAGCGGGAGACGGCGAATTGGCGCCGTTCATCCGGCATTTGAAGGATACCGGTTTCCATGGATTTCTCTCCGTCGAACCGCATCTGCACAAGTATTATCCGGAGCTCGACAATCCGTCCCGCTTCGTCCGGGCGGTGCGGGCGCTTAAAGGGCTTTTGGACGACGCGGGTCTGGATTGGAACTGA
- a CDS encoding ABC transporter substrate-binding protein: MAKVRGKIALPLLLAAVMTAAAGCGGGAANTGTGSTGETQGASGEAAGKPVKLRINWWGSEARHNATLKILDLYTKKNPNVTFEPEYSGFDGYIDKLNTQAAAKNAPDIIQMDASWLADWNARNQLADLSSVNVADIDSGLVEQGKYDGKQTAIPLGKNAWGLIYDKGALDKLGFKLPEGGITWNDYFQLGRDIKAKLDKDHYALQDFTSNREAYTSYQLSKGKGYPVTMDGKFNFDRDTWLEWIKTFNDLRAKGVVPPADLTVADKELDPKLDLLVTGKFLFRAAHAAQASSWDSLKPGSIGVAAMPKDKEHGGWLKATFFFGVSQDSKHKDEAAKFIDWFINDPEAMAISGTTRGVPPSNKILASMEPNFTPADKLTADMISMTAPDAQQFNPGAKGWVNFDSKDYKSVTEAVMFGKMTPEEAFDELTSKAKEYEQ; the protein is encoded by the coding sequence ATGGCAAAGGTACGCGGAAAAATCGCGCTTCCGCTTCTGCTGGCGGCGGTTATGACGGCGGCGGCCGGATGCGGCGGCGGAGCGGCGAATACGGGAACGGGCAGTACGGGAGAGACGCAGGGCGCTTCGGGAGAAGCGGCGGGCAAGCCCGTCAAGCTGCGCATCAACTGGTGGGGCTCGGAAGCGAGACATAACGCGACTTTGAAAATTTTGGACCTGTATACGAAGAAAAATCCGAACGTTACCTTCGAACCGGAATATTCCGGCTTTGACGGCTACATCGACAAGCTGAATACGCAGGCGGCGGCCAAAAACGCGCCCGACATCATTCAAATGGACGCGTCGTGGCTTGCCGACTGGAACGCCAGAAACCAATTGGCCGACTTAAGCTCCGTCAATGTGGCCGATATCGATTCCGGGCTCGTGGAGCAGGGGAAATATGACGGGAAGCAGACGGCCATCCCGCTCGGGAAAAACGCCTGGGGCCTCATCTACGATAAAGGCGCGCTGGATAAGCTCGGCTTCAAGCTGCCGGAGGGCGGCATCACGTGGAACGATTATTTCCAGCTCGGAAGAGACATCAAGGCCAAGCTGGACAAAGACCACTACGCGCTGCAGGACTTCACGAGCAACCGGGAAGCGTACACCTCCTACCAGCTCAGCAAAGGGAAAGGCTATCCCGTCACGATGGACGGCAAATTCAACTTCGACCGCGATACGTGGCTGGAATGGATCAAAACGTTTAACGATCTGCGGGCCAAAGGCGTCGTTCCGCCGGCCGATCTGACCGTCGCGGACAAAGAGCTCGATCCGAAGCTGGATCTGCTCGTAACCGGGAAATTTCTGTTCCGCGCGGCCCATGCCGCCCAGGCTTCTTCATGGGACAGCCTGAAGCCGGGAAGCATCGGCGTTGCCGCGATGCCGAAGGACAAGGAGCACGGGGGCTGGCTTAAGGCGACGTTCTTCTTCGGCGTCAGCCAGGATTCGAAGCACAAGGACGAAGCCGCCAAGTTCATCGACTGGTTTATTAACGATCCCGAAGCGATGGCGATCTCCGGCACGACGCGGGGCGTTCCGCCGTCCAACAAAATATTGGCTTCCATGGAGCCGAACTTTACGCCGGCCGACAAATTGACGGCGGATATGATCTCCATGACCGCGCCCGACGCCCAGCAGTTCAATCCCGGCGCCAAAGGCTGGGTCAACTTCGATTCGAAGGACTACAAGAGCGTTACCGAAGCGGTCATGTTCGGCAAAATGACGCCGGAGGAAGCGTTCGACGAGCTGACAAGCAAGGCCAAGGAATACGAACAATAA